From the genome of Salvelinus alpinus chromosome 19, SLU_Salpinus.1, whole genome shotgun sequence, one region includes:
- the acsl2 gene encoding long-chain-fatty-acid--CoA ligase 1 isoform X1 yields MHFQEWLQSLHSSGGVRGPVREDFWSLLPSLPSSSSFSLSSLSRSPSSLLGIGALASLTAYWLVTRRRPMQPPCDLNAQSIAVQSVLQGEPNWRRSALLKDDALLEFYYDDTRTAYDMFQRGLRVAGDGPCLGFRKPGEPYQWISYTEVAEQAQVLGSGLLGKGCQPNPEQFVGIFAQNRPEWIISELACYTFSMAVVPLYDTLGEEAMVHILNLAEISLVICDKEEKAESLLGNKEKGATPTLSCLVLFNDCSDAIVERGKNCGVEILELTQLMVLGRQNLKDPMPPKPQDLAVVCFTSGTTGKPKGAMITHGNIASNSSSVIKILEGSFFIRQEDVSISYLPLAHMFERMIQVSMFCHGARVGFYQGDISLLMDDIKTLKPTFFPVVPRLLNRIYDKILGSVTSPLRRAVLHYAVRRKQAELSSGVVRNNSLWDRLVFNRIQDHLGGNLRFILTASAPISPTVLSFLRATLGCLIFEGYGQTECTAGCTFSMPGDWSAGHVGAPLPCAMVKLVDIPDMNYYAKNGEGEICIRGHSVFRGYLKDEEKTAEALDSDGWLHSGDVGQWLLNGTLRIIDRKKHIFKLSQGEYIAPERIENIYMRCVPVLQVFVHGDSLKSHLIGIVVPDPEVFIDWVKERGIIGSYKEICQHPDVKKAVLEDMTAVGKEAGLKSFEQLKDLHLHPEMFSVSNGLLTPTLKSRRVDIRRVFQEQITNMYSTTAI; encoded by the exons ATGCATTTTCAGGAGTGGTTACAGTCCCTTCACTCCAGTGGGGGGGTTCGGGGACCTGTGAGGGAGGACTTCTGGagccttctcccctctctcccttcgtcatcctctttctccctctcctccctctctcggtCCCCCTCCTCTCTGCTGGGTATAGGGGCTCTGGCCTCCCTCACTGCATACTGGCTGGTGACCCGCCGTCGGCCCATGCAGCCCCCCTGTGATCTCAATGCCCAGTCTATCGCTGTACAG TCTGTGTTGCAGGGAGAGCCCAATTGGAGGCGTTCAGCTTTGCTCAAGGACGATGCCCTGTTGGAGTTCTACTATGATGACACCAGGACAGCCTATGACATGTTCCAGAGAGGACTGAGGGTGGCAG GGGACGGCCCATGCCTTGGCTTCAGGAAACCTGGGGAGCCTTACCAGTGGATCTCCTACACTGAG GTGGCTGAACAGGCACAGGTGCTGGGCTCTGGGCTTTTGGGCAAAGGCTGCCAACCAAACCCTGAGCAGTTTGTTGGAATATTTGCCCAGAACAGACCAGAG TGGATAATTTCAGAGCTGGCCTGCTACACTTTCTCTATGGCAGTGGTGCCCCTGTATGACACACTTGGAGAGGAGGCCATGGTGCATATCCTCAACCTGG CGGAGATCTCACTGGTGATCTGTGACAAGGAGGAGAAGGCAGAGTCCCTTCTGGGGAATAAGGAGAAAGGTGCAACACCCACTCTCTCCTGTCTGGTGCTCTTTAATGACTGCAGTGATGCCATAGTGGAGAGGGGCAAGAACTGTGGAGTGGAGATCCTAGAACTCACACAGCTCATG GTACTTGGACGACAGAACCTCAAAGATCCTATG CCACCGAAACCCCAGGACCTAGCAGTCGTGTGCTTCACCAGTGGAACCACAG GAAAGCCGAAGGGAGCCATGATCACCCACGGCAACATCGCCTCCAACTCCTCCTCTGTTATTAAGATCCTGGAG GGGTCATTTTTTATTCGGCAAGAAGACGTGTCAATCTCTTACTTGCCTCTTGCCCACATGTTTGAGAGGATGATTCAG GTGTCCATGTTCTGTCATGGGGCCAGGGTAGGATTCTACCAGGGGGATATCTCCCTGCTCATGGACGATATTAAGACTCTGAAACCCACTTTCTTCCCAGTGGTGCCTCGCCTACTCAACCGCATCTACGACAAG aTCTTAGGCTCTGTGACGTCCCCATTGCGCCGGGCAGTGCTGCACTATGCAGTGAGAAGGAAGCAGGCTGAGCTCAGCAGTGGGGTTGTACGTAACAACAGTCTGTGGGACAGGCTGGTATTCAACAGGATTCAG GATCATTTAGGAGGTAATCTGAGGTTCATCCTGACTGCCTCAGCCCCCATCTCCCCCACCGTGCTCTCCTTCCTCAGGGCCACCCTCGGCTGTCTG ATCTTCGAGGGTTACGGGCAGACTGAATGCACAGCAGGCTGCACCTTCTCCATGCCAGGAGACTGGAGTGCAG GCCATGTTGGCGCTCCCCTGCCCTGTGCAATGGTGAAGTTGGTTGACATCCCTGATATGAACTATTATGCCAagaatggagaaggagag ATCTGTATCCGTGGCCACAGTGTGTTCCGGGGTTACCTGAAGGATGAGGAGAAAACAGCAGAGGCCCTGGATAGTGATGGCTGGctgcacagtggagatgtgggcCAGTGGTTACTG AACGGGACACTTCGCATCATCGACAGGAAGAAGCACATCTTCAAGCTGTCCCAGGGAGAGTACATTGCCCCTGAAAGGATTGAGAACATCTACATGCGTTGTGTCCCTGTGCTACAGGTCTTTGTGCACGGTGACAGCTTAAAG TCTCACCTGATTGGTATTGTTGTGCCAGACCCAGAAGTGTTTATTGATTGGGTTAAGGAGAGGGGAATCATTGGATCCTACAAGGAGATCTGCCAGCATCCA GATGTGAAGAAAGCAGTGTTAGAAGACATGACAGCCGTGGGGAAGGAAGCTGGGCTGAAGTCTTTTGAGCAG CTGAAGGACCTGCACCTGCATCCAGAGATGTTCAGTGTTAGCAACGGCCTTCTCACCCCCACTCTGAAGAGCAGACGAGTGGACATCCGCAGGGTCTTCCAGGAACAGATCACAAACATGTACAGCACAACAGCCATCTAG
- the acsl2 gene encoding long-chain-fatty-acid--CoA ligase 1 isoform X2, with amino-acid sequence MHFQEWLQSLHSSGGVRGPVREDFWSLLPSLPSSSSFSLSSLSRSPSSLLGIGALASLTAYWLVTRRRPMQPPCDLNAQSIAVQGEPNWRRSALLKDDALLEFYYDDTRTAYDMFQRGLRVAGDGPCLGFRKPGEPYQWISYTEVAEQAQVLGSGLLGKGCQPNPEQFVGIFAQNRPEWIISELACYTFSMAVVPLYDTLGEEAMVHILNLAEISLVICDKEEKAESLLGNKEKGATPTLSCLVLFNDCSDAIVERGKNCGVEILELTQLMVLGRQNLKDPMPPKPQDLAVVCFTSGTTGKPKGAMITHGNIASNSSSVIKILEGSFFIRQEDVSISYLPLAHMFERMIQVSMFCHGARVGFYQGDISLLMDDIKTLKPTFFPVVPRLLNRIYDKILGSVTSPLRRAVLHYAVRRKQAELSSGVVRNNSLWDRLVFNRIQDHLGGNLRFILTASAPISPTVLSFLRATLGCLIFEGYGQTECTAGCTFSMPGDWSAGHVGAPLPCAMVKLVDIPDMNYYAKNGEGEICIRGHSVFRGYLKDEEKTAEALDSDGWLHSGDVGQWLLNGTLRIIDRKKHIFKLSQGEYIAPERIENIYMRCVPVLQVFVHGDSLKSHLIGIVVPDPEVFIDWVKERGIIGSYKEICQHPDVKKAVLEDMTAVGKEAGLKSFEQLKDLHLHPEMFSVSNGLLTPTLKSRRVDIRRVFQEQITNMYSTTAI; translated from the exons ATGCATTTTCAGGAGTGGTTACAGTCCCTTCACTCCAGTGGGGGGGTTCGGGGACCTGTGAGGGAGGACTTCTGGagccttctcccctctctcccttcgtcatcctctttctccctctcctccctctctcggtCCCCCTCCTCTCTGCTGGGTATAGGGGCTCTGGCCTCCCTCACTGCATACTGGCTGGTGACCCGCCGTCGGCCCATGCAGCCCCCCTGTGATCTCAATGCCCAGTCTATCGCTGTACAG GGAGAGCCCAATTGGAGGCGTTCAGCTTTGCTCAAGGACGATGCCCTGTTGGAGTTCTACTATGATGACACCAGGACAGCCTATGACATGTTCCAGAGAGGACTGAGGGTGGCAG GGGACGGCCCATGCCTTGGCTTCAGGAAACCTGGGGAGCCTTACCAGTGGATCTCCTACACTGAG GTGGCTGAACAGGCACAGGTGCTGGGCTCTGGGCTTTTGGGCAAAGGCTGCCAACCAAACCCTGAGCAGTTTGTTGGAATATTTGCCCAGAACAGACCAGAG TGGATAATTTCAGAGCTGGCCTGCTACACTTTCTCTATGGCAGTGGTGCCCCTGTATGACACACTTGGAGAGGAGGCCATGGTGCATATCCTCAACCTGG CGGAGATCTCACTGGTGATCTGTGACAAGGAGGAGAAGGCAGAGTCCCTTCTGGGGAATAAGGAGAAAGGTGCAACACCCACTCTCTCCTGTCTGGTGCTCTTTAATGACTGCAGTGATGCCATAGTGGAGAGGGGCAAGAACTGTGGAGTGGAGATCCTAGAACTCACACAGCTCATG GTACTTGGACGACAGAACCTCAAAGATCCTATG CCACCGAAACCCCAGGACCTAGCAGTCGTGTGCTTCACCAGTGGAACCACAG GAAAGCCGAAGGGAGCCATGATCACCCACGGCAACATCGCCTCCAACTCCTCCTCTGTTATTAAGATCCTGGAG GGGTCATTTTTTATTCGGCAAGAAGACGTGTCAATCTCTTACTTGCCTCTTGCCCACATGTTTGAGAGGATGATTCAG GTGTCCATGTTCTGTCATGGGGCCAGGGTAGGATTCTACCAGGGGGATATCTCCCTGCTCATGGACGATATTAAGACTCTGAAACCCACTTTCTTCCCAGTGGTGCCTCGCCTACTCAACCGCATCTACGACAAG aTCTTAGGCTCTGTGACGTCCCCATTGCGCCGGGCAGTGCTGCACTATGCAGTGAGAAGGAAGCAGGCTGAGCTCAGCAGTGGGGTTGTACGTAACAACAGTCTGTGGGACAGGCTGGTATTCAACAGGATTCAG GATCATTTAGGAGGTAATCTGAGGTTCATCCTGACTGCCTCAGCCCCCATCTCCCCCACCGTGCTCTCCTTCCTCAGGGCCACCCTCGGCTGTCTG ATCTTCGAGGGTTACGGGCAGACTGAATGCACAGCAGGCTGCACCTTCTCCATGCCAGGAGACTGGAGTGCAG GCCATGTTGGCGCTCCCCTGCCCTGTGCAATGGTGAAGTTGGTTGACATCCCTGATATGAACTATTATGCCAagaatggagaaggagag ATCTGTATCCGTGGCCACAGTGTGTTCCGGGGTTACCTGAAGGATGAGGAGAAAACAGCAGAGGCCCTGGATAGTGATGGCTGGctgcacagtggagatgtgggcCAGTGGTTACTG AACGGGACACTTCGCATCATCGACAGGAAGAAGCACATCTTCAAGCTGTCCCAGGGAGAGTACATTGCCCCTGAAAGGATTGAGAACATCTACATGCGTTGTGTCCCTGTGCTACAGGTCTTTGTGCACGGTGACAGCTTAAAG TCTCACCTGATTGGTATTGTTGTGCCAGACCCAGAAGTGTTTATTGATTGGGTTAAGGAGAGGGGAATCATTGGATCCTACAAGGAGATCTGCCAGCATCCA GATGTGAAGAAAGCAGTGTTAGAAGACATGACAGCCGTGGGGAAGGAAGCTGGGCTGAAGTCTTTTGAGCAG CTGAAGGACCTGCACCTGCATCCAGAGATGTTCAGTGTTAGCAACGGCCTTCTCACCCCCACTCTGAAGAGCAGACGAGTGGACATCCGCAGGGTCTTCCAGGAACAGATCACAAACATGTACAGCACAACAGCCATCTAG